The genomic segment CTTTGTTCCAAGAAATTCTAATTCTGGATATCCATAATTTCTTTCCCATGAGGACAATTGTGTGTGATCTGCACATCTTTCTCTTCTACATATTGCACCAGTGCAACCCTCAATTTTTAGCATATTAATTAACCTTCAAGAAATGGCAGTTACACATGCTGATCTTGCTCCAACCCGGAATAATAGCGATCTTGGCAGCAAGACTGGTGCATTCCTTATGGTTTTGTCAATATTATTAGGCTTGTTCTGCTTCATTCTGTGTATTGTTGCGGAGACCACACGTTCGGAGGTACCGGATTCTATCACAACAtattgcatgaattgagaattctTCTTATGTTGCATTTGGATACATGGATAGATAGATGGATTTGAAATATATTAACTTCGATTATAGCTTTGTTATTAAAATGAAATAATAGATGAATCTTAAATTCATATATTTCTTTTACACATTAATTATACAAAGTAGAACGGATTTCAGATGCCTTCATTAGTGGGTGATCTTGAAATCTATCATATTTAACATAAAACAGTAGATAAACATACAAGAAGTGAATATGAAGTTTATGGTGTTTGCTTCTCCAGAACTAtaaaaaatacatttgaatATATTTGAGATCCAGGGATTTAAAATCCTTCAATCCAAATACGACCTTAGATTTTTTGTAGGTCTTTTTTGTTGTGCACGTATTTGTCTCCTATTAACTAGTTTTTACATCTCTTTAATTTGTTATACGTGCATGATATATTCCTACCACAACACATTTGCTTATACACAACGCATTGAAAGTTTGAAGAACGACTTAGTTTATTACGATGATTTTGAAAGTGCTGTGGAGTATCAGAAAAAAAAGATCGGAAAAATCACTTACAATGCATTCACAACATTAGATATTGCCTTTTTGTGTTCAGCAGATGGGACGAGGCACAATTCAAATAGACCCTTTTTAATTTAACCAATACATATAATCCTGTAATTTGATACTCCTTCAGGCGAAATGGACAGCTGCAAATGATGATGATATAAAAGGAAACAAATCTCAATGTGTTTACATAAGTAGTGGGAAAATGCCTCTTTTATCAGCAACTGTCGCAATTCTTGTCCTTGTAGTGGCCATGGTATTGCAGCACACGTACCTACTAGTCGCAGTTAGTAAATCGGACCCTCTACTTGAAATCACTTGGGATTTTCATTCTGATTTCGCCAAGACTTCAACATTGCAGGCTGGATTTTTCTTTACAACAACATggtgagaaaaaaaaaaaccacatATCGACAGCTTTTTaagtacacacacacacacatacatatatctAGTAAGTCATAACAATTAGCCATTCAAGAAGTGCACAGATTTGAACACCAGAACATAGAATCCTCAAAAATATCCAATTCTTTACTCATGCAGGATCTCATTTGCTGTGGCAGCAATTTTACTACTGATCGGGCTAAGCGTCGAGTCCGGTCACCTCAAACACTGGGAAGCTCCACGGCCTAATTGTGTAATCATTCAGCATGGTTTGTTCACTTCTGCGGGAGTGTTTGGCCTATTGACAGTCTTTCTGGCCAGTGGCCTATACGTTACTGCATTAAGGGCAGAAAGGTGGTATCAAGATCAAGAAAACAATCGTCGTCAGGTTTTGGAATCCTCAGTCTTTTACGAAACTCCACCAACATCACCTCGTCCTGGAGGAATCAACATTTCAACTGTTGCCAATGAGAATCCTATGCCAAGGCAACATCAAAATAGTCTTACGTTGTACCAGTACTTGAGGATATTTGAGAAGCAGTCAAATTTAGTTTGAGGAAGAAAAGAACAATTTTGAAGGTTAGGATAAACAACCCAAAAGTGTCGCACTACCATATCtttccaaaaattttaaaattaatgaaatatttcTTTATAATTATCTATATTTTTTAATCTATGAAAATGCTCTATCATTATCTAATGTTTATATTTTCCAATTGAATTAAGTTTCTTTAATTATTAGTTACTAGTATCTCACCGATACAAGTAGcaataaaatttgtaaatatgagcatttaaataattattaattaaaattatttattaataaataattttaattattacattaaatttttatatcatTTGAGATCATGTTCAATAAAGATAACATTCCTACcgtcaaattaaattatttaacaaTGCATTCGATATATTGATTGAATGGAACTGTTACAgaaaaaacaatataaaatatatatattaaaatcatatattattcgtatatcaaaatttaaagaaaaataattatttttcaaaaaataaaaaaatcatttattagATGAAAATTTTGGTTAAAAATTCTAATtatgttttgaatattttaaaaatattggtactaaatttaaaaaaataataatattaataataataataataataataataatatagatTTATGTACAAACTAT from the Primulina eburnea isolate SZY01 chromosome 3, ASM2296580v1, whole genome shotgun sequence genome contains:
- the LOC140828594 gene encoding uncharacterized protein: MAVTHADLAPTRNNSDLGSKTGAFLMVLSILLGLFCFILCIVAETTRSEAKWTAANDDDIKGNKSQCVYISSGKMPLLSATVAILVLVVAMVLQHTYLLVAVSKSDPLLEITWDFHSDFAKTSTLQAGFFFTTTWISFAVAAILLLIGLSVESGHLKHWEAPRPNCVIIQHGLFTSAGVFGLLTVFLASGLYVTALRAERWYQDQENNRRQVLESSVFYETPPTSPRPGGINISTVANENPMPRQHQNSLTLYQYLRIFEKQSNLV